From a region of the Bufo bufo chromosome 8 unlocalized genomic scaffold, aBufBuf1.1 SUPER_8_unloc_2, whole genome shotgun sequence genome:
- the LOC120982994 gene encoding histone H2B type 2-F — protein sequence MPDPAKSAPAPKKGSKKAVTKVQKKDGKKRRKSRKESYAIYVYKVLKQVHPDTGISSKAMGIMNSFVNDIFERIAGEASRLAHYNKRSTITSREIQTAVRLLLPGELAKHAVSEGTKAVTKYTSAK from the coding sequence ATGCCCGATCCCGCCAAGTCCGCCCCAGCGCCCAAGAAGGGCTCCAAGAAAGCCGTCACCAAGGTCCAGAAGAAGGACGGCAAGAAGCGGAGGAAGAGCAGGAAGGAGAGCTATGCCATCTACGTCTACAAGGTGCTGAAGCAGGTCCACCCCGACACCGGCATCTCCTCCAAGGCCATGGGCATCATGAACTCCTTCGTCAACGACATCTTCGAGCGCATCGCAGGGGAAGCCTCCCGCCTGGCTCACTACAACAAGCGCTCCACCATCACCTCCCGGGAGATCCAGACCGCCGTGCGCCTGCTGCTGCCCGGAGAGCTGGCCAAGCACGCCGTCTCCGAGGGCACCAAGGCCGTCACCAAGTACACCAGCGccaagtga
- the LOC120982993 gene encoding histone H2A type 1-like: MSGRGKQGGKVRAKAKTRSSRAGLQFPVGRVHRLLRKGNYAQRVGAGAPVYLAAVLEYLTAEILELAGNAARDNKKTRIIPRHLQLAVRNDEELNKLLGGVTIAQGGVLPNIQAVLLPKKTESTKSAKSK; encoded by the coding sequence ATGTCTGGACGCGGCAAACAAGGAGGCAAAGTGCGGGCTAAGGCCAAGACCCGCTCCTCCCGGGCAGGGCTCCAGTTCCCGGTCGGCCGAGTGCACAGGCTCCTCCGCAAGGGCAACTACGCCCAGAGGGTGGGCGCCGGCGCTCCCGTCTACTTGGCCGCTGTGCTCGAGTATCTCACCGCCGAGATCCTGGAGCTGGCCGGCAATGCCGCCCGCGACAACAAGAAGACCCGCATCATCCCCCGCCACCTGCAGCTGGCCGTGCGCAACGACGAGGAGCTCAACAAGCTGCTGGGCGGCGTCACCATCGCCCAGGGAGGCGTCCTGCCCAACATCCAGGCCGTGCTGCTGCCCAAGAAGACCGAGAGCACCAAGTCGGCCAAGAGCAAGTGA